The following proteins come from a genomic window of Pyxidicoccus sp. MSG2:
- the drmC gene encoding DISARM system phospholipase D-like protein DrmC: protein MDLSGVATLDLERLKAVVGTRRLGFPLSRLALQGEGLERLTGEVAALNALGREGTLVLLDTVLVERRAGARRPELVWTGPETRWSGARDTAVVLADLFHKATSTVLVAGFAFDHAADVLGPLHEALQRGVSCRLYTSAPVASAFLREHWPFGPPCPECHGFSPRRGVFASLHAKCVVVDARWVFVTSANFTNRGQTRNIEVGVLLEDTHLAAVLEAQFSTGEWFSRVA from the coding sequence GTGGACCTGAGCGGCGTGGCGACGCTGGACCTGGAGCGACTGAAGGCCGTGGTGGGCACGCGGCGGCTCGGGTTTCCGTTGTCCCGACTGGCGCTCCAGGGAGAGGGGCTGGAGCGGCTGACGGGGGAGGTCGCGGCGTTGAACGCGCTGGGACGGGAGGGAACGCTGGTGCTGCTGGACACGGTGCTCGTGGAGCGGCGCGCGGGTGCCCGGCGGCCGGAGCTGGTCTGGACGGGGCCGGAGACCCGCTGGAGCGGCGCTCGCGACACGGCGGTGGTGCTGGCGGACCTGTTCCACAAGGCCACGAGCACGGTGCTGGTGGCCGGGTTCGCGTTCGACCACGCGGCGGACGTGTTGGGGCCGCTGCACGAAGCCCTCCAGCGAGGCGTGAGTTGCAGACTCTATACGAGCGCACCGGTGGCCTCGGCGTTCCTGCGGGAGCACTGGCCCTTCGGTCCGCCCTGTCCGGAGTGCCACGGCTTCTCACCCAGGAGGGGTGTCTTCGCCAGCCTGCATGCGAAATGCGTCGTGGTGGACGCACGATGGGTCTTCGTGACGTCCGCGAACTTCACGAACCGGGGACAGACACGGAACATCGAAGTGGGCGTGCTGCTGGAGGACACGCACCTGGCCGCGGTGCTGGAGGCCCAGTTCTCCACGGGGGAGTGGTTCTCACGGGTCGCCTGA
- a CDS encoding polysaccharide deacetylase family protein: MPARTSVAPLLLLVSLAVLASSCRCGAGSERPSGEPLTLDFRPHPLQLTIAYDGSKRFQMWLDTLELARRTQRETGRSVHFTYFITTAYYDPAVQGFAVDPLDVPTTREEALVRWALTQQALNEGHEIANHSVRHASGQTWSEDAWRAEFDEFEQLLEANLFEPVRDAAGKAVFPKWEPLKTAAQGEVGAGCRSAADCHSGRCLSLTPEVGVCTSECNAHAACPEGTVCGSPRWERVTDVCLPMPAFPVEHEGRQLFDAEGRPQVQNLRPYNVVGFRAPFLHLNFALYRVLAQRGYVYDTSTMQPLGPPRRMTGAVGTGLLQFPLMWHDDSLTYAIDDAYQGKDGTGERMEADSRAAILLSYEKQGRVPWNVAQHFGLLRGGIYWQALQRTLAFAAAGCPDDQGQRQCQDVEFPSFRELAERIQHWEKAAGTATVSPSP; the protein is encoded by the coding sequence ATGCCCGCTCGCACCTCCGTCGCGCCGCTCCTGCTCCTGGTGTCGCTCGCCGTCCTGGCCTCGTCCTGCAGGTGCGGGGCTGGGTCGGAGCGGCCGAGCGGGGAGCCACTCACCCTGGACTTCCGTCCCCACCCGCTGCAGCTCACCATCGCCTACGACGGGAGCAAGCGCTTCCAGATGTGGCTCGACACGCTGGAGCTTGCCCGGCGAACCCAGAGGGAGACAGGCCGAAGCGTCCACTTCACCTACTTCATCACCACCGCGTACTACGACCCCGCGGTCCAGGGCTTCGCGGTGGATCCGCTCGATGTGCCGACGACGCGGGAAGAAGCGCTCGTGCGCTGGGCGCTGACGCAGCAGGCCCTCAACGAGGGACATGAGATTGCCAACCACTCGGTCCGCCATGCCTCCGGCCAGACGTGGAGCGAGGACGCCTGGCGCGCGGAGTTCGACGAGTTCGAGCAGTTGCTGGAGGCCAACCTCTTCGAGCCCGTGCGCGACGCCGCCGGCAAGGCCGTGTTCCCGAAATGGGAGCCGCTGAAGACGGCGGCGCAGGGCGAGGTGGGGGCCGGCTGCCGGTCCGCGGCGGATTGCCACTCCGGCCGCTGCCTCTCGCTGACACCGGAGGTGGGGGTCTGCACCTCCGAGTGCAATGCCCACGCGGCCTGCCCGGAAGGAACGGTGTGCGGCAGCCCACGGTGGGAGCGCGTGACGGACGTGTGCCTGCCCATGCCGGCCTTCCCCGTCGAACACGAGGGGCGGCAGCTCTTTGACGCGGAGGGACGGCCGCAGGTGCAGAACCTCCGGCCCTACAACGTGGTGGGTTTCCGGGCGCCGTTCCTCCACCTCAACTTCGCGCTCTACCGGGTGCTCGCGCAGAGAGGCTACGTCTACGACACCAGCACGATGCAGCCGCTCGGTCCGCCGCGTCGCATGACGGGCGCGGTGGGGACGGGGCTGTTGCAGTTCCCCCTGATGTGGCACGACGACTCGCTCACCTACGCCATCGATGATGCGTACCAGGGCAAGGACGGCACCGGTGAGCGCATGGAGGCCGACTCGCGGGCCGCCATCCTCCTGTCCTACGAGAAGCAGGGCCGGGTCCCCTGGAACGTGGCACAGCACTTCGGCCTGCTGAGAGGTGGCATCTACTGGCAGGCGCTCCAGCGGACGCTGGCCTTCGCCGCGGCGGGATGCCCGGACGACCAGGGCCAGCGCCAGTGCCAGGACGTGGAGTTCCCCTCCTTCCGCGAGCTGGCAGAGCGCATCCAGCACTGGGAGAAGGCGGCCGGCACCGCCACGGTCTCACCGAGCCCCTGA
- the drmB gene encoding DUF1998 domain-containing protein — MTNRRKWTRARPTRPPAGRVRQSQVVSTFGPGSMLDLLNDAVLVGGLDFWRLKGQGEVVNEPRLLEIVEPLYHRNKWPLSKEAPFRKPPAGDEREPTESCGIQVYEFPRWFVCQNPHCRTLVRANSLERVNQEYRHRCAGVDAKPERCVPVRFVAACPRGHLSDIDWTWWMHERKPCDAPQLKLEEGVSGDFSDIEVACSTCGKRRRLIDMTHKEQQDHCDGERPWLGLEARERCDEKRRLLVRTASNGYFAQTTSAITIPEPESLRRKVQSAWSILQSATAETLPAFRTIAQVQAALGSASNAEVLAAITAEREHTPEAVPEIRTAEWLQFLAQPREKPGEMPRDRTEVFWARRIARPQGLPSLVERVVLARRLREVQAQVGFTRLEPLSKDLQGRYDLDVALAPMSLHRDWVPVTEMQGEGMLLVLDEQQVHAWEMSEPVLRREDVLRAGYERWKQGSGSKLPFPGVRLYLLHSLAHLLMTEVALECGYPASSIRERLYCAPHSDAVPMAGILLMTGTTGAEGTLGGLVEEGRRLGQHLARALEDARLCSNDPVCAHHEPTGRDDRDLEGAACHGCLFLPECSCERFNQYLDRALVVPTLGHEDVAFLKTPWT; from the coding sequence ATGACGAACCGTAGGAAGTGGACCAGGGCCCGCCCGACGCGGCCGCCGGCTGGGCGCGTGCGCCAGAGCCAGGTGGTCTCCACCTTCGGTCCGGGCAGCATGCTGGACCTGCTGAACGACGCAGTCCTCGTGGGCGGCCTGGACTTCTGGCGTCTCAAGGGCCAGGGCGAGGTGGTCAACGAGCCACGGCTGCTGGAGATCGTCGAGCCGCTCTACCACCGCAACAAGTGGCCGCTCAGCAAGGAGGCCCCCTTCCGCAAGCCCCCCGCTGGGGATGAGCGAGAGCCGACGGAGTCCTGCGGCATCCAGGTGTATGAGTTTCCGCGCTGGTTCGTCTGCCAGAACCCCCACTGCCGCACGCTGGTGCGGGCCAACAGCTTGGAGCGCGTGAACCAGGAGTACCGCCACCGCTGCGCGGGCGTGGACGCGAAGCCCGAGCGCTGCGTGCCGGTGCGCTTCGTCGCGGCCTGTCCACGGGGGCACCTGTCGGACATCGACTGGACCTGGTGGATGCACGAGCGCAAGCCTTGCGACGCCCCCCAGCTCAAGCTCGAGGAGGGTGTGAGCGGTGACTTCAGTGACATCGAGGTCGCGTGCTCGACGTGCGGCAAGCGCAGGCGCCTCATCGACATGACACACAAGGAGCAGCAGGACCACTGCGACGGGGAGCGGCCCTGGCTGGGATTGGAGGCGCGGGAGCGCTGCGACGAGAAGCGGCGGCTGCTGGTCCGCACCGCCAGCAACGGCTACTTCGCGCAAACCACCAGTGCCATCACCATCCCTGAACCGGAGTCGCTCCGGCGCAAGGTGCAGTCCGCGTGGAGCATCCTCCAGTCAGCCACCGCGGAGACCCTGCCGGCCTTCCGGACCATTGCCCAGGTGCAGGCGGCGCTCGGCTCCGCCTCCAACGCGGAGGTGCTGGCGGCCATCACGGCGGAGCGCGAGCACACGCCCGAAGCCGTCCCGGAGATCCGCACTGCGGAGTGGCTCCAGTTCCTCGCGCAGCCACGGGAGAAGCCTGGCGAGATGCCCCGGGACCGCACCGAGGTCTTCTGGGCCCGGCGCATCGCTCGGCCCCAGGGACTGCCCTCGCTGGTCGAACGCGTGGTGCTGGCGCGACGGCTGCGGGAGGTCCAGGCCCAGGTCGGCTTCACGCGGCTGGAGCCCCTGTCGAAGGACCTCCAGGGCCGCTACGACCTGGACGTGGCGCTCGCGCCGATGTCGCTCCACCGGGACTGGGTACCCGTCACGGAGATGCAGGGCGAGGGCATGCTGCTGGTGCTCGACGAGCAGCAGGTGCATGCCTGGGAGATGTCCGAGCCCGTGCTGCGGCGCGAGGACGTGCTCAGGGCTGGATATGAGCGCTGGAAGCAGGGCTCCGGCTCGAAGCTCCCCTTCCCGGGCGTGCGGCTCTACCTGCTCCATTCGCTGGCGCACCTGTTGATGACGGAGGTTGCGCTGGAGTGTGGCTACCCCGCGAGCTCCATCCGCGAGCGGCTCTACTGCGCGCCGCACAGCGACGCCGTCCCAATGGCGGGCATCCTGTTGATGACGGGCACCACGGGCGCGGAAGGCACGCTGGGCGGCCTGGTGGAGGAGGGCCGGCGACTGGGGCAACACCTTGCCCGGGCGCTGGAGGACGCGCGCCTCTGCTCCAACGACCCCGTCTGCGCGCATCACGAACCCACGGGCCGTGACGACCGCGACCTGGAGGGCGCCGCGTGCCACGGGTGCCTCTTCCTCCCCGAGTGCTCCTGCGAGCGCTTCAACCAGTACCTCGATCGCGCGCTCGTCGTGCCCACGCTGGGCCACGAGGACGTCGCCTTCCTGAAGACGCCGTGGACCTGA